The sequence ATCAGCGTATTTGATATAGGCTTTGTGGACAGCAATTTCTGCAACACCGACTCTGTCCTGCTCGCCCGTTCCAATTCCTACTGTGCAACCATCCTTGATGTAAAGAACAGAGTTTGAGGTCACCCCATGTTCAATCGCCCAACCAAAGATCATATCGTCAATTTCCCTTTGTGTCGGTTGACGGTCACATTTGTATTCCACCCCTTTTCTGGTGGCAGTGGCCGGTTTCAGGTCGTTTATTGAGCGGATGGAGTTTACTGCGGATTGCTGAGCGATAATTCCTCCATCAATAAGGCTTTTAAAATCAATAAAGCGAAATTTCTCAAAGTCGGCTAGGCGATCAATGGCTCCCATTTTAATGACACGCAGATTTTTACGGGCTGCAAGAATCTCAAGGGCTCCATCTTCAAAATCAGGGGCGCAGACAACTTCAAGATAATTTTCAGCCATCATCCGTGCTGTGTCGATGTCCACTGCTCGGTTAATGATAACAGCACCACCAAATGCAGCGATACGGTCACAACGATTGGCTTTGTCGTATGCACTACTCAGGCTCTCACCTATGGCAGCTCCACAGGGATTGTTGTGCTTGAGAATGACAGCAGCTGGTTTCTCGGTGAGATATTTAATAATATTAAGGCCATTATCAACATCGGTCAAATTGATTTTTCCCGGATGTTTTCCGACCTGCAGCATATCCTGTACATCAATGGCAGAAACAAGACCATTACCAGGTTCAATAAATTTACAGTCTCCCAAAGTTAGGTTTCCATTGACCAGTTCATACAAAGCTGCCTCCTGATCGGGATTCTCGCCATAACGGATACCGCGTTCATCAATTGAACCATCTTCCATTTTAATTCCCCAGGTACGCTTACGGTAAACGAGTTTTTGGTCACCAAAGGAAATGGTCATATCCATGGGGAAGCTATCTCCAAGGATGGTGGTGTACATCTTTTTAATATCACTCATGATGAATTGCTCCGTTTAGGTTGAGAGTTGAAAAAGTTTGAAGTTGTTGATTTATGATGTGGTTATCTGAAAACTGCTATCCCAGTCTTTGTATACGGGGTCATAGCCCTTTTCTCTGATCATTGTACTGACTTCCTGGAGGGATCTGTGATCCCCGACACTGAATTGTTCCGCCTCAGAGTCGGAATCTCCATAACCACCGGGGGCAGTGCAGGAACCTGCCGAATAGCGTGTGGGACCGAGTTTCAGCATTCCGTCACGATAGCGGGCTTCCTCTCTGGTGGAAACAATGAGCCCAACATCTTGATCAAAGAGACGAAGGGCAAATATTAACTGGCTGAGATTGCTTTCAGTTACTATTTCCAGGGGCTCAAATTCTCCGGTTGCTGGTCGCATACGGGGAAAGGAAACAGTAAATGCGGTTGACCAGAATGTTTTGCGCAACCAGTTCAGGTGATGGCCAATTGCAAGACCCTCGGCACGCCAGTCAGAAAGGCCCAGAAGGGCACCAATACCAACTTCCCGCATACCTGCCTCTGCCACGCGGGCGGGGGTTTCAAGGCGATAGTCAAAGTCACTCTTTTTCCCTGAAAGATGAACCCGTTTGTACATATCTCGGTCATAGGTTTCCTGATAAACAGCAACGGCTGTAATACCGGCCAGAAACAGTCGCTGGTAGTGTTCTGTGGACAGAGGTTGAATTTCTATGGAGACGGCTGCAAATTTATTTCGTAACCTGAGAGCAATTGCCTCCATATATTCAACGTCAACGGCGTTTTCTGCTTCCCCCGAAACCAGTAAAATATGCTGGAATCCGCGTTCATGGAGGATCATTGCTTCCTTTTCGGCTTCATCGAGTGTCAAGCATTTGCGTTTTATACGGTTGTCTGCCGAAAAACCACAGTATACACAGCGATTGGTGCAGTAATTGGAAAGATAGATAGGGGCATAGAGCTGGGTAGTTTTCCCAAAACGGGCAAGAGTTATTTCTGAAGATCTTGCGGCCATCTGTTGCAGGTAGGGTTCTGCGGCTGGAGATATTAACGCAGCAAGGTCATTAAGGTTCAGCCGTGTAGCATTTAGCGCTTGTTCAACATCGGCAGAAGTTGCACTCTTTATCTGTTCTCGGAGCTGATTGAAGTCGGGTGATTGAAACATATCAGGCTAAAAAACCAAGATCTGAGGAGAGGGTTCCGGTAACAGGAGAGGATGCACTTGCCTGTTTACTTCTTCGACCCATTCCGGCGATGTAGGCTGTTCTGCCTGCTTCAACTGCCTTGGCAAATGCTGCGGCCATGGCTACGGGATCACCGGCAATCGAGATTGCAGTATTCACAAGTACTGCATCGGCACCCATTTCCATGGCATAGGCTGCATGTGATGGAGCACCTATTCCGGCATCAACGACAACGGGAACACGAGCCTGTTCTATTATTATTTCAATCATGGCGTCAGTAAGTACACCTTGATTTGTACCTATGGGCGACCCTAGTGGCATGACAGCTGCGGCACCGGCATCCTGAAGTTTGAGGGCAAGGATGGGATCAGCGTTCATGTAGGGAAGAACGATGAAGCCGGCTTTGACGAGTTCTTCAGTTGCAATGAGGGTTTCGACAGGATCGGGTAGTAAAGTTCTGGGGTCTGGGGTGACTTCGAGCTTCAGCCACGACGAACCGGAAGCTGCACGTGCCAGGTGAGCGAGGCGTATGGCTTCATTAGCATTTCTCGCACCAGATGTGTTTGGAAGAAATGTGTAGTCACGCTGGCTTAAGGCCTTCATGATATCATCTTCAGGATTGTCGAGGTTGACGCGGCGCAAAGCCACAGTAACCATTTGACAATCAGACGCTGCAATAGCTTCAGCCATAACAGCAGATGAGGAAAATTTTCCGGTTCCAAGGAAAAGTCGGGAACGAAAGTCAGTTCCAGCAATGGTCAGCATATCAGCCGCCTCCAACAAATCGTATTATTTCGACCCTGTCATCTTCAGCAAGTTCTGTCTTGTTGTAAGAGTCCGGGGTAACAATGGAAGTGTTCAATTCAACAACAACTGTGTCAGGGGGAAGTCCAAGATCTGTTAATAAGTCAGATATGGTTGATATATCCTGAATAGATTTGCTGTTGCCGTTTACTGTAATGTTCATACCAGTTGCAATGTGATGCAAATTGAATTGTTAAAATGTAAAAAATCAGTTTCGTTTTTGTTCTGTACCAAGAAGTATGCGAAGAGCTTGATTTGCTTGATGATGTGCAGCAATACCAACTCTAGGAGCCATCAGTCCCATTCCAGGGCAGGCTTCAGAAGTTTTATCGCCGACAATAAATATCCCTGGTCGCACCATCGTCGTGACAATGGTGTTATTGTCACCGAAACCAGCCATACCTGAAGAACCGACATAGGACACTCGATCCATTGTATTTAAAATTGATCTAAGGGTAGCAGCCTTCATAACCGGGTCATCAAAACATTCAATCAAAACATCCACGTCACTGAATAGTTGTGGCAGTCGTGCTTCTGTCAAGTACTCATTGATGAGTTCCAGTGAGATCGAAGGATTCATTCTCAGAAGGTTTTCCTCCAGTGCTTCAGTCTTAAGCATCCCTATTTGATCAACAAAATAATGTTGCCGGTTGAGGTTGCTTGGCTCCACAACATCATAATCGGATAAGAGCATCTTGCCAATACCGATTTTTGCCATAGCACCAGCAACTGCAGATCCAAGACCTCCAAGTCCAAGGATAGCAATAGTGGAGCTCCTGATTTTTTTTTGTATACCTGGAGTATGCCGTGCTGAAAGAAGAGCGTCCCTTTCTTTGTCTGTTGGCACTATACCCTTTTGAATAAAAGAGCATGAATCGCCATCCTGAACAACGGTATCTGGCGGTACCGGAAAACCGTTGAGAATGAAAATGTCGGCGGAAGGTTTATGTATGGCAGCGAGTGCTCCAATGGTGTGACCTGGAGAGAAAGGGTACTCTTGTTCATTGAGTGAAATCACGCTGTTTTCGAAAAATAGCTCAGGATTGACTGTGGGGTGGAAAAACAGAATTGACAGGAATTTTACAATGATTCAAGCAACTGTAGGCGCCAATTGTGCTCTGTGCACCAATAACGGCATTATATAGAAGTACTCCAGTTCCAATTTCGCATCCGCTTTCTATTAATGAATGTCCAGAGATTTCTACGCCCGGGTGTAATATCACATCCTTTCCAACTGTAGACTCGGGGGATACCTGAATTGTTTCAGGATTAATCATGGTGATGCCTTCAGCCATAAGGCTACGGTTTCTTCGTAATTGCAGTTCGTGATGTGCTTTGGAGAGTTCAAGTCTGGAATTAACTCCAAGAACATCGTGAGGCGCGGGATTAACAAATTTATGGACTGGATGGTTGTCAGCAACTGCCAGAGCAATAATATCTGTAAGGTACACCTCACCCTGGCTGTTATCGGTTCCTATCTCTTTGAGATGCTTAAAGAGAAATTTTGTATCAATGCAGTAGATGCCGGCATTAATTTCCTGAATTTTTTTCTGTTCATAATCAGCATCCTTTTCTTCGACTATACTAAGAACAGTATCGTTTGGATCACTGATAATACGCCCGTAATGAGTTGGATTCTCAAGTTTAGTTGTCATAACGGTAAGTATGGAGTTGCGGGAACGATGCTGGGCTAACATCTCTTTTAGGGATTCAGAACGAATTAATGGGGTATCTCCGCAAAGAATCATAACAGAACCTTCCAGGAGGTCTATGGCAGGTTTGGCGCAAAGAACGGCATGGCCGGTACCGAGTTGATGATCCTGTACAACGAATTCGAGAGAAAATTTAGCAAGACTTGCTATAACAGATTCCCTTTGATGTCCTACAACAACTATGGATTTTGTTGCCTGTAGAGGTGCCGTTGCGTGAAGAACATGGTGTACCATTGGTGCATAGAAAACTTCGTGAAGGACTTTAGCCATGTCAGATTTCATTCTGGTACCCTTTCCGGCAGCAAGGATAACAAGGTATAGTGGTGAGTGGTCGGACATTTTTGAATAGTTCTCATAAAGAGGAAGATAAGAAGTGTGAAGGAGCAAAAGTAGTAGCCTGAAAAAAAGAATATGTCAAGTAGCAGGGAGGGGCGCTAAGTATGTGACCAGGTATAAAAAAAAGCCCCAATCAGAAGAAACCTGATTGGGGCTTTTTTTATATAAAGAAATCGGCGGTGACCTACTCTCCCACACAGTTGCCCATGCAGTACCATCGGCGCTAAAGAGCTTAACTTCCGTGTTCGGAATGGGAACGGGTGGATCCTCTTTGCTTTCGCCACCGATAAAAGACGGTGAGGTGTGAGGTGTCCAAATAGTACACCTTACTCCTTATAAAAAAATCGATAATCGAATAGTAGAGTATTCAGTAGCGTCTTAATCAAGAGAAATGAATAAGCCGCACGGCTTATTAGTATCAGTAAGCTCCATGTGTTACCACACTTCCACACCTGACCTATCAACGTTGTAGTCTTCAACGAGCCTTCAGGGGACTAATGTCCCGGGATATCTTATCTTGGAGTGGGCTTCCCGCTTAGATGCTTTCAGCGGTTATCCCTGCCGAACTTAGCTACCCAGCAATGCTTCTGGCGAAACAACTGGAACACCATAGGTTCGTCCATTCCGGTCCTCTCGTACTAGGAAAAGATCTCCTCAAATATCCTGCGCCCGCAACAGATAAGGACCAAACTGTCTCACGACGTTTTAAACCCAGCTCGCGTACCACTTTAATTGGCGAACAGCCAAACCCTTGGGACCTGCTTCAGCCCCAGGATGTGATGAGCCGACATCGAGGTGCCAAACCTCCCCGTCGATATGGACTCTTGGGGGAGATAAGCCTGTTATCCCCGGAGTACCTTTTATCCGTTGAGCGACGACCCTTCCATGCGGAATCGCCGGATCACTAAGACCTACTTTCGTACCTGCTCGAAATGTCTCTCTCGCAGTCAAGCTCCCTTATGCCTTTGCACTCTACGGCTGGTTTCCAATCAGCCTGAGGGAACCTTCGCGCGCCTCCGTTACTCTTTAGGAGGCGACCGCCCCAGTCAAACTACCCACCAGACAATGTCCTGGATCCGGATCACGGACCGCAGTTAGATTCCTAAGATAACAAGGGTGGTATTTCAAGGATGACTCCACAGACACTGGCGTGCCCGCTTCAAAGTCTCCCACCTATCCTACACATGTTACCTCAAAAACCAATGCCAAGCTATAGTAAAGGTTCACGGGGTCTTTCTGTCTTGTTGCGGGTAACCGGCATCTTCACCGGTACTACAGTTTCGCTGAGTCTTGGGTTGAGACAGTGGGGAAATCGTTACGCCATTCGTGCAGGTCGGAACTTACCCGACAAGGAATTTCGCTACCTTAGGACCGTTATAGTTACGGCCGCCGTTTACCGGGGCTTCGGTTCATTGCTTCGCTTGCGCTAACAAGTCCCCTTAACCTTCCGGCACCGGGCAGGCGTCAGACCCTATACTTCGTCTTTCGACTTCGCAGAGTCCTGTGTTTTTAGTAAACAGTCGCTCCCCCCATTTCACTGCAACCACGACCAGCTCATGAAGTAAATTCAATCACCAGTTGTGGCACACCTTCTCCCGAAGTTACGGTGCTATTTTGCCGAGTTCCTTAACCCAAGTTCTCTCAA comes from Desulfocapsa sulfexigens DSM 10523 and encodes:
- a CDS encoding AICAR transformylase/IMP cyclohydrolase PurH, with the translated sequence MSDIKKMYTTILGDSFPMDMTISFGDQKLVYRKRTWGIKMEDGSIDERGIRYGENPDQEAALYELVNGNLTLGDCKFIEPGNGLVSAIDVQDMLQVGKHPGKINLTDVDNGLNIIKYLTEKPAAVILKHNNPCGAAIGESLSSAYDKANRCDRIAAFGGAVIINRAVDIDTARMMAENYLEVVCAPDFEDGALEILAARKNLRVIKMGAIDRLADFEKFRFIDFKSLIDGGIIAQQSAVNSIRSINDLKPATATRKGVEYKCDRQPTQREIDDMIFGWAIEHGVTSNSVLYIKDGCTVGIGTGEQDRVGVAEIAVHKAYIKYADIVCFDTHKIPYADLCLEITQGKRDIADKETIDAKVLEDRANLPGSVMISDAFFPFRDGADVGINQGCTAILQAGGSMRDSDVITACNEADPKVAMMFTGQRSFKH
- the thiH gene encoding 2-iminoacetate synthase ThiH, with protein sequence MFQSPDFNQLREQIKSATSADVEQALNATRLNLNDLAALISPAAEPYLQQMAARSSEITLARFGKTTQLYAPIYLSNYCTNRCVYCGFSADNRIKRKCLTLDEAEKEAMILHERGFQHILLVSGEAENAVDVEYMEAIALRLRNKFAAVSIEIQPLSTEHYQRLFLAGITAVAVYQETYDRDMYKRVHLSGKKSDFDYRLETPARVAEAGMREVGIGALLGLSDWRAEGLAIGHHLNWLRKTFWSTAFTVSFPRMRPATGEFEPLEIVTESNLSQLIFALRLFDQDVGLIVSTREEARYRDGMLKLGPTRYSAGSCTAPGGYGDSDSEAEQFSVGDHRSLQEVSTMIREKGYDPVYKDWDSSFQITTS
- a CDS encoding thiazole synthase, which produces MLTIAGTDFRSRLFLGTGKFSSSAVMAEAIAASDCQMVTVALRRVNLDNPEDDIMKALSQRDYTFLPNTSGARNANEAIRLAHLARAASGSSWLKLEVTPDPRTLLPDPVETLIATEELVKAGFIVLPYMNADPILALKLQDAGAAAVMPLGSPIGTNQGVLTDAMIEIIIEQARVPVVVDAGIGAPSHAAYAMEMGADAVLVNTAISIAGDPVAMAAAFAKAVEAGRTAYIAGMGRRSKQASASSPVTGTLSSDLGFLA
- the thiS gene encoding sulfur carrier protein ThiS, which translates into the protein MNITVNGNSKSIQDISTISDLLTDLGLPPDTVVVELNTSIVTPDSYNKTELAEDDRVEIIRFVGGG
- the thiF gene encoding sulfur carrier protein ThiS adenylyltransferase ThiF; this encodes MISLNEQEYPFSPGHTIGALAAIHKPSADIFILNGFPVPPDTVVQDGDSCSFIQKGIVPTDKERDALLSARHTPGIQKKIRSSTIAILGLGGLGSAVAGAMAKIGIGKMLLSDYDVVEPSNLNRQHYFVDQIGMLKTEALEENLLRMNPSISLELINEYLTEARLPQLFSDVDVLIECFDDPVMKAATLRSILNTMDRVSYVGSSGMAGFGDNNTIVTTMVRPGIFIVGDKTSEACPGMGLMAPRVGIAAHHQANQALRILLGTEQKRN
- a CDS encoding bifunctional UDP-N-acetylglucosamine diphosphorylase/glucosamine-1-phosphate N-acetyltransferase GlmU, which gives rise to MSDHSPLYLVILAAGKGTRMKSDMAKVLHEVFYAPMVHHVLHATAPLQATKSIVVVGHQRESVIASLAKFSLEFVVQDHQLGTGHAVLCAKPAIDLLEGSVMILCGDTPLIRSESLKEMLAQHRSRNSILTVMTTKLENPTHYGRIISDPNDTVLSIVEEKDADYEQKKIQEINAGIYCIDTKFLFKHLKEIGTDNSQGEVYLTDIIALAVADNHPVHKFVNPAPHDVLGVNSRLELSKAHHELQLRRNRSLMAEGITMINPETIQVSPESTVGKDVILHPGVEISGHSLIESGCEIGTGVLLYNAVIGAQSTIGAYSCLNHCKIPVNSVFPPHSQS